The Rosa chinensis cultivar Old Blush chromosome 7, RchiOBHm-V2, whole genome shotgun sequence DNA segment ttatttacccaagtcaagtggctctagaccacggagcgtatttgcaacgaggttgaaatgctcactaaaatgactacttgattgggaagggacatgatgaactatgcccacgcgtttccatgacaagttccggatttgcaattgtcgcggtttatattgataaacataattggaacccttgagagttaagggaaaccgctgaacacctgaaatccgagtttgagaggaaggaccttgggagaacacggttttgtctagattcagaattTGTATACTGTGTCAATAGatacttaggcattttgataaagtcaaaaatgcactcccatggtcgtctgtagtcttagccctaaaagggatccgtttcgtcccagggatgatgacgaatacgttttaatagcagaagtgcttacttatgtacaataggcgcattattgtgcttagcacaatacaagaccggacacctcaattattatgaacttgttggctagatatagccccgcgccaacacaactccattagattggtataaagacaatctttcgatatttgagaggtacaattgatatgggcttgttctatccctaaagagaaaagagatgacggaagtgtgggatcggaccccacaaggcaaaatgccacattccgtgctcctcctctcCCCCATCAAAATGACagcaagcacttctaaatattgaagtgaaccataTCCAattagaggataatgtagcggacttatttactaagtcgttaccaaaatccaccttcgagaaacatgtgaagagcatcggattgagaaagttatccgaactcccatgattgtagcaatcagggggagatattgacatcagggggaggcatgatgtctacatgttcgatctcgaagagtgaaggacgtgttatgctctttttgtccttcgaccagggttatttttgtcccacagggtttttgttacctgggaaggtttttaacgaggcaacaatcaaagtgtcatcaccaagtttaagcggcacaagggggagtgttgaaggatgtcgacattatgtgtgcctctacaaactagggtttagagttgtaataggaatgtgttctaggtatttaattgtaatcagattctattacctttttgggtaccttgtaactccttatttaaagggctcctattatcaataatagacacaattctattctcctacaacatgaATGAGGTTGAAAGATACTTGAACATGAAAAACACACCATGGTCTCATTTCTAATTATCATGGTTTGATACTAACATACATGAGTTTCAGTATTACCAGTAGCGGGATTTCACTATCCTTTGAAAGATTCATGCATATCAATGGCAATTGGGAAAGAATCTTTCCTTTGGATTTTATTCCAGGCAGTTTTGTTCGAGTTTATCTTTCctgcaattggttttggatatgaTTTAACTGATTTGATATGATGCCATCTCAATCTTCTCTGGACATCAGATAAAGGCATGTATTCTCACATTGACGGTGAAAAATAGAACCATGCATTCTCATTGAGGGATATTGGTCAACTACTCCCCTGACTCTGGTGTAATGTCGATTTCTCCACCAGTTTGTGGTAGCTAGGATAATGGCATGCTTTTAAAATTTATGTAATGGAAGGACATCCTTTCTAAAAAGTTATAACTTTATAATGCACTTATCCTGCAAAACAAAACTCTTTCACATATTCACACTGATACATATTTCCAGATAAAGAAAAACATATATAAAGCAAAAACTTGAAAGTTGCTTTAGCAGTTCTTTTACAAAATCTGAATCACCATAAACTACATCTGTTGTAAACTTGAGGCTTGTGAGTTCTATTCAATGCTCAGGTAGAAGTCATTTGAAACAGGAGAGGCTCCGTCATTctctgatgaagatgaagaagggaAGGCCCAAGGGTCTTCCCTTTTGAGTGACAAACGCCACTCATCAATCGATGAAATTTGGTGAGGTTCCAAACTTCGGGGAATGCTCTGGTCTAGAATATTCAGTATCTTTTCAGTTTCCCCTAGCATGTGAACTGCATGCCTCACACTTTTTGCCCTATCTTCAATGGTGCTGTTCAAACACTTTGTGCTTATAACTTCCTGAAAGTTAGTGAGACAGGCACCAAGAATGTCAGCGATCATGACTGTCAGTACTTCAAATAGTCTTTCATCTGTTTGATCGATGCTGCCTCTATGGTTTAGCAGAATGGTTTGACATATCCTATACATGGAATTAGCAGCTAATTCCTTTACGGGCCATTTCGAAGGAGTATCTCTGATACATGCATTTATAGCTGTTTGGCTCTTTTTAGATTCTTCGAATTTGACCTTTGCAGTTTCAGAAAGTTCTTCAAGTATTTCCTCTGAGCTTTTCCCCTGAAGTGACAGTCTACGGAGATCCACATCCAGCCATGTGTGATAGAGATCGACTCCTAGCCAGACATGGGTTGCTGCCTTCCTAATGTTGGTAAGATCTTTACTTTCCAGGTGATTTTCAATGAAATTTATGTACATGAGCCCTTCGTTTACACCACGCATTAACCCTTTTATCGAAGAACTGCTGCTGTTTGGAAGTGCAAGAGCAATACTGGCTAGTGTTGCAACTGGTAGAGCCCAACAATTTGGAGGTTCTTCACCATCTAGAGAGGGAACTTTGTCGTTGTCGAAAGCTGCTACTCCTTTAAATCCTTGTGAAAATGTCGATTTCTCCAACAATTTGATCAGATGTTTAGGCTCACTTCTCCTTCCCCTCTGGAACCAATGATCAGTAGCATCACAATTGCTTTTCGTCATGTGCGCAACTAATGCATCCTCCCCTTCAAGATGCAAAACATAACAGGTAAGATGTTCTAAGCTTGAGCTCGATTGTGATGACTCTAGGCTCGAGTCGTTGAAAACAGTGTTGCATTTGAAATTCTTCTTCCACTCCTTGCAGAAGTCGCAGCATATCAAGATCTTGCttacaaagaaaatggaaataaGCCGAATTGCTTTGCTCATTATGACATTTCCTTTCTGCATTCCAATACACAAGTCCAAAAGTTTATTTTTTGTGTCATGAGCAAGTTTCCTGCAGTGCCTGCTTCTGATTCTTAAAGTTAATGGACAGTCTTTCAACTCCACTAGTCCCTGGATCCAGTACTTTTCTACTTTAAATTCTCCTTTGTAGGTTGCATTTCCTCTTTTTGCACACCTGAAGTTTATGGCGATGAACCATCTAGATGCTGGAGCAATTGTtcctactgctactgctactgtcTGTGTAACAAGAACCAAAGTGGTCGACCACTTGTAGTCAGACTCACCGCTACAAAATTTAAATGACCAGGGCATCAAGTAAGTTCGAAGTATGGCCTCTGCTAGAATCAGGGAACTCAAGAGACAGATTGCTCCAGAAGCTGTGCATGTCGCTGATCGACCCATAACAAACTGGGGGCTAGAGGTATGAGCCATCATCCAATATTTCATCAGATCCTCCCTAATTTTGCAAACAAGTCTTTTACCAGTTTCATTTGAGCTCTCTTTCAGAGCTAATTGATACCTCTTGCTGTACTTGTGCTCTAAGTAACGCTTACAAATCGGAACAGTTAAAGCAGAGAAACTCAGCATGATAAGCAAAACAAGCATGATGAACATAACACAAGCATGCTCCTTCCAGAAAACAAAGATTGCACCAGTAGCTAATTGGATGCAGATATTCACAATAAGGGTAACTACCAATATTCCAAAAGCCATAACATTCATGAATAGTTCTTCATTTTCCATAGCTCCAAGGGAAGGCATAGAATTACCTATTACTGTGCAGACCAAGACCGAGCTGCTGAGCTTCGCAAGCTGATCCTGGCGGCTAGGCATAGCGGTGTTTAGATCCACTGACAATTTGATTGCCACAGCTATCAGGGTCAGAGAAGTTGCATTGATTGAGAAGTACTTGCAAGGAAACCAGAGTTTCCGGTGACGAATGCCATGGATGACATCTGCAGCCATTGTAACTAGACATGCCAAGGATGCTGCTGTTACATAAATCCCAATCCAAGGCATAGGGGCACTGAACTTTCCCTGGTTGAGGTTCCCATCGACGTCGCAGCCGATTTTCATCTTCTTGGCTTCTCAGGTAATCTTCTCTTTGGCCTAAGCTTTCTGTTCTGTTTGTGGTGCTGCTCAATCATATCTGATCAAGAAGTGCCGGTCCACTTTGGTTATTATAGCTTGAATA contains these protein-coding regions:
- the LOC112180209 gene encoding uncharacterized protein LOC112180209; protein product: MKIGCDVDGNLNQGKFSAPMPWIGIYVTAASLACLVTMAADVIHGIRHRKLWFPCKYFSINATSLTLIAVAIKLSVDLNTAMPSRQDQLAKLSSSVLVCTVIGNSMPSLGAMENEELFMNVMAFGILVVTLIVNICIQLATGAIFVFWKEHACVMFIMLVLLIMLSFSALTVPICKRYLEHKYSKRYQLALKESSNETGKRLVCKIREDLMKYWMMAHTSSPQFVMGRSATCTASGAICLLSSLILAEAILRTYLMPWSFKFCSGESDYKWSTTLVLVTQTVAVAVGTIAPASRWFIAINFRCAKRGNATYKGEFKVEKYWIQGLVELKDCPLTLRIRSRHCRKLAHDTKNKLLDLCIGMQKGNVIMSKAIRLISIFFVSKILICCDFCKEWKKNFKCNTVFNDSSLESSQSSSSLEHLTCYVLHLEGEDALVAHMTKSNCDATDHWFQRGRRSEPKHLIKLLEKSTFSQGFKGVAAFDNDKVPSLDGEEPPNCWALPVATLASIALALPNSSSSSIKGLMRGVNEGLMYINFIENHLESKDLTNIRKAATHVWLGVDLYHTWLDVDLRRLSLQGKSSEEILEELSETAKVKFEESKKSQTAINACIRDTPSKWPVKELAANSMYRICQTILLNHRGSIDQTDERLFEVLTVMIADILGACLTNFQEVISTKCLNSTIEDRAKSVRHAVHMLGETEKILNILDQSIPRSLEPHQISSIDEWRLSLKREDPWAFPSSSSSENDGASPVSNDFYLSIE